The Erigeron canadensis isolate Cc75 chromosome 1, C_canadensis_v1, whole genome shotgun sequence genome segment TTAGACTTTAGTATATAGATGTGTTTACCTTGGTACCAAATGGACGTTACGGAAGATTAATATTAAGAATATCTCTTCCCTATTAACACgaaaaacaataatcaaataaaaaacgGAAATCAAGACATATATGTATTCAGATTAATACCTAAAGGAAGGGTTATTTAAGAAcgcacaaataaaaaagaacttaaAAACCATTCTGcgccactcatttttttctctttctatcttttcaattaaataataaaattcaccaaaatcattcaaaatgctttatctcacaaaccgtagatcgttagacgaaaccaaaagcatgggtagtcttaaaatttcgtcatctttcattagagatccaattcgatatccttttgacgactttttaattttcttttttttcccctcgtctacttgtgtacctacacatgtgtaggatcattgttttcacatgtaaatcagtaaatgaacatatatacacaacaatataATGAAGGTTAAGGGTGGAGCCtgtcaatccatggcggagccatggtggccaagggcgaAGCCTGTTAGTTCATTGCGGAGctatagcggctaagggcggagcccgttaggtagatcacccatcaccggtcaccccctatgacctatcaccctctatgccctatcaccctatgacctatcacccccactagctttggtttatgaatatccttaagggcgaatcCTGTTCcgaataataatttttgttcaacctacacatgtgtaagttatgtgtaagtacaaaaataaaacgaaaattaaaaagtcgtcaaaaatatatcgaaattttaagactacccatgctttttgattcgtctaacgatttacggtttgtgagataaaacattttgaatgattttgatgaattttattatttaattgaagagagagaaacagagaaaaaatgagtggtctagaatggttcttgagtttttttttttttttatgagttctcaaaataacccaccccttcATACCTATGcatgcatatatacacataacttttaaaaataaccttaaagCTTATCGTCAAGCTCCTCATGTTAATGTACAGTCGCAATGGACATCACATCTTCCACCTTTTTCGTGACAATTCCTGTCATGTTTAATACATAATTCCACAACTAAAATTCAAATTGCAATGGTGTCTGGCATTTTCCTAAAAATGTAAAGTATGACAaacaaaaaagttgaaaaggCTATAATTTTGGAGGTTACCAAAGATAAATGTCCTACAAATCAATCACAATATATACCAAAGATAGATATGAAAAAATATACATCGGGTAATTGACtctatgaaaaatataaaaaacgaCATTTAACAACCATAAACATGGTCAAAACACAATATGATGGATTTAATTGATTTTTCAGAACCAATGGTTTGATACCCATAAGCAATGATGAATTCAATCAGCAAACCAATATggaaaaatttcaaaaggatGCACTGTAAAGCATAACCTGTTTTTGATGGCCTATTTCCTCTCTACACGGGTATGAACTGGATATATGTAcctattaaaaaagataaaaatcataactaatcatacatatatatgtaaaaaagaagaaatttttttttttaaataggcGGCTAAACCCACCGCCGTTAAAAACCTACCAGGTCCAgcgatgatggtggtgatgaAAAGGAATCCTGTGATGTTTTAAAAACTACCAGATATGGTGATTGAAGAGGAATGGGGAAAGGGGGGAAACATTGTGCTGCCGATTGTGTAGTGGGGAAAAAAATTTGggtagttattattattattgttattattatgtaaattaaaaaaaacaaaaaaggtaaATCTAAGGGCAATTACgtaattttaaagatagaaatatATTTATTGGGGGAgggggtgttttttttttaaggtaatagaGATAAATGCCACTTTTTTCATTAACACTTGACATTTAATTACCTCATAAGTTAATTTCTGACGTTTTAATTAGTGAACTcaatataaaaaactttttcatttttggcatatataaattgaaaacaTGAGTTACAGTTTTCTGAAAAATCCAATGCCTAGCCTCTTTGTCTTTGTTGTACTTTTCTTTATCCCGACATTTTCATATGCTCGCCCTACTAGTACTAATTCCTCATCAAATTGTATTTTGGTAGCAGAATGGCATATGGTTGTTACCAGTGACATGCCTGATGATATTCAACTTTCTTGGCATACTTATGGTTCCGATAAAAGTATGACCCTTTCCACCGGTCAAGATTACGATTGGTACTTTTGTCCCAATGTTAATGAATGGTACAATGGCGATTTTACTTGGGGCGGCTCACACAACACATCAGTCAAATTATACGATAATCGCATCAAAGACTTTTGTTATCGTTATAAATTTCTACTTGGTACGCAACACTGTTATTGGTTAGTAAGAACAGAAGGATTTTACGTATCTACAAAGAATGTGCCATTTCCTAACTCTCATTGGCGTTTTGAGGTACCATGGAATTGAATTCTTGATTACGTACCATTTCTAGCTTGCTTAATTAATACTCCGTATTCGATAAGAttattacaacaataatattctCTTATAAAGTATTTAAGTTACTTGAGGCATATTTGCAGTATTTTTCTCatttgttcttgttcatgtGATTCTACTATATTTTACACATGTCtacttcttatttttgtatgATGAAGGGTGTTTTGGTTGGGAGTCGTATGAAATACATACCATATCTCGTTTCGTTTTTGCAACAAAAACTGGAGATCGAGtatgtatatatcattatacgaaagaaaacaaaaatcgCATCTATATGAAATAAGGTTTAGTATCTAGGAGTGAATgaaacttttatacttttactattgtataaatttaacttatatttggtgcattgtaggaagaaatttttgaaaattgttcaaataatgtaaaattgtatacgTGGCAAAAGATATGAGTTGCCACGTGTAAGTTTCTGATTTATGCatataaaaatgttacattatttgaacagtTTTACAAAGTTTCTTCCTACAATGCACCAGATATAAGTTTCATTCATACAATAAGAAATGTGTAAAAGTTCCTTACGCTTCGGGATACTAAACCCTATGAAATATTAATCGTTGTAAAAATTCATCTTCAACCATCTACTTCAAAATTGATACCTCAAAAACTTCTATGCATAAGACTATAAGAGTAATTAATactctaaataaacatattgGCCGGTATTATTTACAGCTATTAATATGTGACTATTTtcagaaaataaataaatactagtaaaatgaaaagtaaagaaatacaATTTACCATTAATCTCTAATATTATAGATTACCGCACTATAGTcgacaagtttttttttttttaatcatgaaCTTTCGCTTGAAATATTTTTGTCACGATTCAATAGCGAGAGGTCTAGaatacgttgttttaactggTTCCGCACTAGAAAGCTTACTCGaaatagaaatgtctatttcaaatatttgatatgaaaaaaCCCCTACGTACTAATTCTCTCGAAAGCACGAAGATTAAGGGGTAAACTTtgcccctcagacttgaacctgagtatactCAAGTCAAGTCCTCATAACGAAATTTTCTATATCCATCCAAAAGCTTGAACACGAAATCGATCTCTTGAATGGGAGATGTCATTTCAATCaacttaaaaaatttgtttagtGAGATTTAATATAATACACCATATTCTCTTATTAATACTTTCAATAAAGTTACTTcgatatattaacaaaaactaGAAAGGTATCCACGCGTTGCAGCGGTAATTTCGGAAAAAAGATGGTTAAATGTGCGGTACCTTTCTATTGCGTGAATGAACAAACAAAACACATGGGTTGTATACAATAGAAATACAAAGGCGATGCGGCTACTAATCTTAATCAAACGTACTTAATGTATTATTCAACATACAAAAATGCTCATTATAGAAAAGATTATACATATGTTGCATAAAAGATTATCAGGATCAAAGTTGCTTTGCTCAATATATTCAATAAGACCAAGATGCTTCCGTGAGAAACAACCATGAACCATCCTGCAAAGTCTTCCACCcccatttcattttctagacCCATGGGTGATGACGAAGGCAACTGATGCACTTTTATGGCAGATTGAAATCCAACAGTCATAAAAAGAGAAGAGCTTGGGTCATACAATATTACAAGCATAGCCAAACTCCCTGCCTCTGCTCAACATATAAGCAAAACTGCTTACACTCttgttttatctttaataagACTAAGACTATAGAAGAAGAAGACCATAAAAAATAACTTGCAAACTGTCtacattttatttaaacttaCATGTGCTTTCTGATTACTCTAAGTTGAGTTCcatatccagtttcaattccAATTTAGTTTTTCACGTGTTAGATTACTAATCTATATAGTGACAGTTGATTATAACCGGTTACTTTATCTAATGATAAAATTgctattaatattattatgagaAATGTCAGTTTTCTTGAAGAGAAAAAACCCCTTCTTAAAAGATACTCCAAGTTCAATAAATGTGgcataaataataacaaaataatacaaTCACTTTACCCAAGCAACCAAAAACTGGTTACTACTGGGTGCTTATAATCAGTGTAAACACAATAGAAGGGTGGGAGGGTGAAATACCTTTCAAGAGCATAATTGACCTCATTTATCAAATTAGGAAAAGAAAGAGTTGATGCAAACTGAGATATTTTCTACATGCCAACATCGGTatgatttgaaaagaaattctGTCTCCCCGGAAGATCTGTAGTATTTGGGGTGAAACTGGGATCAAAAGCATCAAGAAATCTAAAAGGTCCATAATCAATCATGAAACCCAATACGGGCATGTTGTTGGTATTCATGACACCGTGTGCGAAGCCAACACTATGCCAGCTAGAAAGTATTGAAGTAATGTTTAGCAACGTCTGCCACCCAAGCTAAAACCTTTTAAAAATTACTCTTTATGTCCTATTACACAACCCACCCCAGTTTCCTACCTAAGTGATATTGCAAACAGAAAATTTGATgaaatgacaaaattaatcaCATTATCTCCTGCCCCATATTATGATTcagtaacaataacaaaaaatcaTGTTAGCCTTATCTTGTTGACTTGTTGGTTGAAAATAACTTcccctaaaagaaaaaaatgcatTGAGTAAAATGAGCACCCATAGGGTAATACAGAAGACTAAATATATGACTTACAGTGGATAATAATGCAAAAAATAAAGAGTTAATACTTGGGGGTGAGTAACAAAATCTATTGAGATTAGAAGATGACCCTGCATTATTAGGCTTACCAAAAACAAATGACGATTCAATTAAGCTACACGAAAATGACGATTCAATTAAGCTACAACTTTTAGAAAAATCATTATATCGTTAAATATGTAAGTTAAAAACAACATGAGCAAGGAAAAAGACACACTTATTAATTTCTCACATAAAGGTCATTTGTGAGAATTTAAATCTCACATGGCATGATTTCATTACCAAGCATATACTCATATAAAGATCATTTGATTTACTTTCAATTAGCATACACTCATGAGTCATAACTCATAACCACGtgtaaatatattgattttcgatttttaggttttaatcaaaataatacatggaataaaatatataaataaaaaagatgtatTTTACCTTTAATTCATATCGATTTTCGATTTTTAGGTTCTAATCAAAATAATACAtggattaaaatatattaataaaaagggaatatataatatactgcTAACAGTAGGCAATTTATATACTGTAAAGACTTTTAAACCTATTTTTATCTAAGCGATTAACCTTCTATGGGTCCCACATTCAAATTATGACTTTTATAGTGGATATCGACTAGCCGACTACTATTTACTGagaaatttatttcataaacatcatataaatatcatatataaaaccaTCAACACCATCATGTACTTCAGATAGTTAAATTCCAAAAGAAGTTAAGAACATAAACAAGTATCAGTGATCACCATCATGTACTtcatttcaaaaccataaaacCATCATGTACTAATCAGCAACATCACCATCTTGTAAGTGACTATTAGCAGGCCTATCACCATCTCGTAATTCATCCATCTTAAGAAGAAAGCACATCTTTTTTGTTGACACCGGGTAGAGTTATGACCCTTTCCTCTACAATAGCcacatcttttctttttcttctcatcCATAGACAATTCTATACTAGATTTTTGCCTTGTGGCTACCTTCGTACGCCCTTTCGTCTTCACACGATTTATAGGATCAGACGCAAGTAAGCGTTGTGGCATGTCCATCTGGTTGGCAATTGGTATTGTAGAATTACTTCCAGAAATCATCCCAGCTTGACTGTTCTTTCTTCTATGTTGCTCTTCAAGAAAACCATCAAAGAATGCATCAAGCTTTTCAATTTGAGACGGGGAATCTCGACCATCTTCAATGACTTTGTTAAACTTTGCTCTAATAGACCATAAATTCATGAAACTAACTTCATTACTAGCATCAGAGCTAACACTCTTCTTTTTCGTTCCAATACTTCCAACCTTGTAAGCTGCGTTCATAGTCCATCTTGGTGATATGTAGTGATCGGGAATGGaagttaacaactttttctTCATAATATAGAGAATATGTTTGCACAAATAACCAGATGTCTCAAATCTTGCACACGAACAAGAAGCATAAAACGGGGAACCAACCTTACATTCAACCGTTTTCCAACCTTCTTTATTACCTGCTAAGTAACCAACTCGATATGTGACCAACTTGTCATCTTTGCATATTTTTTCATGACCACAATCAAAACTAGCCTTCCATTCTTTTTTGAAGATCTCATAGATATTTCGAGTATAATATTTTGCTGCCATTACTTCAATCGGATGGTCACTATGCAATGTCGGTTGTGAGTCTACTGTTCtgaaatcttcatcttcttccgcCATTCTTCGCGAACTCACAGCCTTGTCATATTGCACTACAAATTCATTTAACATTGTTTTAGAGTTCACATAATCATCAAAAAATGAATGAATGCTTTCACTTCGCCCGCTAGTTGTCATTCCAGCAAAAAATGTGTCTTTGAGATATGCTTTAACCCAAAAACTACGTAACTTATACATCTTTCCCAACCAAGTATCATCATCTATGTTATATTTCTCCTTTAAAACTTCCCAGCCTGCTTCAAAATCACTAATATTTTGGCTTTTTACCCACTTATTGTAGGtatctttaaaatcaaaaaatcgaGAGCGTAATGGTTGAAGGTGCTCTATAACATGCTTTCTAATATGCCAAGCGTAAAATCGATGCCTTGATTTGGGGAACACCTTTTGAATTGCTTTACCCATAGCCATATCTTGGTCGGTAATGATAGAAATAGGTGGACAATCATACATGCATTCTAGAAAAATTTTGAACAACCATGTAAATGTCACCTCGGTTTCATTTTCTAACAATGATGCTCCAAACAAAATAGTTTGACCATGGTGGTTAACCCCAACAAACGGAGCAAATGGCAAGCCAAATGTATTCGTCTTGTAAGTTacatcaaaaacaacaacatCACCAAACTGGTTATAAGCGGATCTTGATCGGCCATCAGCCCAaaacacacttttaaatgtccCATCGGCGTTCAAATCTATTgcaaaataaaaatctttatccACCTTAGCTTTCTCTTGAAAATGCATAATAATTTCATGACACTCTTTGCCTAAGTTGAATTTCCTTTCTTCACCAACAATAGCAGAACACTGAATTCGTGTTAGTTTGTCCTCTAGATTACCCTTATATGCATTCACTATTTTCGTGATTGCACTAGGTCTGATGCCTTGTTGTGACATCAATTTTACAAGATCCTTACATTCTTTGGAACGATGAAAGACCTTGTGAGACCACTGTGTTGGTACCCGTGACAGATTATCCAAAGGATGATTGTGTTCATCCACAAACTTGTCCACAACCCACTTTCCTTGCTCTGACAGAGTCACTTGTATCATTGCCTTACACCCTGTACGCCTAATACAACGTGGTTTCACATTGTCTGTTGTTTGCTTTCTACACTTTAAACCCTGTTTGTTACACACAAATATGTGTCGGTATATTTCCTTTGTGCCCGAGTGCTTATTGTGGTAATGCTTTCGGATACCAAAACCTTTAGACAGACCATACTCGTTATAGAAATTATAAGCATCTTCTGCATCATTAAATTTTTTCCCGATTATACAGCCCTCAAAAGATTGATTGAAAACATCATTTGGATCGGTTTCATTATCCTCATGTGAAAGATGTCCGTCTATGTCGACAAAATATTGTGTTTCATCATTTATCTCACCTGATTAAACcaaatataatcaaatttaCCTAAAAATACAACAAGTGAAGCACAAAACAACTAAGAATAGAACATGACGTGGATAAGAAAAATACCCGTTTCAATGATTTCTTCCTCATCATGAACTATATATCCATTTTTGTCGATGTCATCAATCAATGTAGGTTCACTGGTACTATTTATTGCATctgatcaaaatcaaaatttatccTAGCTGTAACAATATTATTAAGTAGAAGTACGTAATTTACAATTAAGAGTATCCTTAGTTCaagtataaaaaaattgttatttagaTCAAACCTGAATGTATGAGCTCTTCTCCAATGATTGGATCATCTATTCTTGAATTAATATCATTCTAGCAATCCTCgccaaaatcaaataaaaaaaccatTCTCTTAACTACTAGAAATGATTAGTTGTATTTGGAATCAGAGAGGAATAAAAGTCAGATATGTTAGGAGGAATATAAGAAGTTTTCTTTGATTTTGGCGGCTAATGATAAGTTACTTTGGCGCTTAATGATTTTAGCGGGCTTGAAAAGAAAATGGGCTTAAAAAAATGACTAAACAGCATATAAATATTTGCTGTTAACAGTATTTATGTTATTCCCTAATAAAAAAGATCTATTTTACCTTTAATTCACATAGACGGTGGCTCAATCGGCGGCGGCGGCGGGGGAAGTATACGGCGGCGGCGGGGGATGTATGTGAGGCTGAAATAACAAAGAATCAATCAAggataatcaaaataaaacatggattaaaatattttaataaaaaccccTGTTGGTGGCGATGAATCCGGTGGCAGTGGTTGGTGGTGATGAATCCGGCGGCGGTAGTTGGTAGTGATGAATCCGGCGAAAGAGAGAGAGGGGTTGcaatttagtgtgtgtgtgtggatttGGTTAACATATTGGTGGCGATGAATCCGACGGTGGTTCGTGGTGATGACTCGGCGGCGGAGTTTGGTTCGAGAGAGAGAGACAGTAAGAAGATGTGTGTGTATGGAGAGTAAAAGAGATAATGAGGAAGGGATAATGAGAAACGGAAAAGGGTATACGAAAAAAGGAAAATGTCCAAGGGCAATATTGATATTTTAAAAGCAGAAGTtactaaaaatagaaaatggtgTTTTGCTTTATTAGGTAGTAGAGAAAAAAGGtttaatttcaatttatttaGGTCATATACTTTTAGGAACTGATTTGTTCAAGGAACATTTTTATTGGTACAcataaaataaatgttaaatgacatttatatcttttataaaaatccaAAGTATTTCAATATTAACCTTCCATAACCCTTTCACAATTTTGGTTTCAATATTCACAATTCACTTTTCGTGCAGTCATCATTCATGtaacatcttttttttcttggacaaatgtaaataacaatgtaaatgtttcatataattataaatttctaattatttattaatttcacAGATTTCTTAAGTTTGTAACCATATAAATTTTGTTTCCATATATCTATTTGCATattcaatgtttttgttttctgaaagattttattatttatgttattcatATAATTGTTGATAACACTCAAAATGTAAATCAAAACTAGTATTATGCATTTGGTCAAAAGAAAGATTGATACATTGTcccttaatttttaataatgttgTTGTTTAGGTGCAATTAATGTATGGTGTTTTAGCTTTCTGGTAAACAAAATATGAATGTTAGATGGggataatttgttttattatggaaaaaaaatactccctccgtcccaatttaaatgtcttagtttgacattttgggtctttcatgtttaactttgaccgtcaatattattgtttgtgttatatgatacttgatgtaaaatatatgaatgaatagagtcttaaatgtattttacatttggtataattttcatcaattattagataacacaaacaaaattatttacggtcaaagttacgaaagaaagacttgacaagttaAAGTAGGAcgtttaaattgggacggagggagtagctTTTAAGCATTATTATGAtctatcttttcttttgttttattactGTACTTTTAATTAGCATTGTCATCATCTCAAATGTCAGCTACTGTATTTTGTATTATgagttttgtatataaaatgtttaaaatatgcAGTCCATCTAAGGTAGGAAAGAGTGGGAGTCGGGTAAGCATCGGCTAACACATACCCGATTGGCTACACCATGGAAGGTGTTCGGGTAGGCTTCGGCTAAGGCCCGATCGGCTAGCAAATTGCGTAATTAAACCGATTGTGGGTAAAGAGTTTTGAACGTTGGCATCAAGTGGGTCCCCACCCTCCCCCAACCCCAAACGGCTagatctcatttttttttaaaaaaaaaaatttttaaccCACTTTTCTACCTTTTCACCTATAAAAACCCCATTCTTCTTCCAAAATTTACACCacaactttcattttcacccaatttcCATTTCATCCACAATTTTCTTTCAACCAAAATCACTACAATGGACCTCGTGATTGTAAAATGGTTATCCAAGCTCACCTAAATCACGACTCCAAATACCTCCCAGATATGAATAACGTCATTGAGGGCGTTTCTGAGAACAAAGCGGCTTACGAAGCCGCAATCAACCGACTTACTGCCCCAGGATATGCACGTAACATTGCGGAGAATGAGCATCTTGTATATCTTCAACAGAAGATCGACTGgctgaatcaagttatttttcagTTAAACACTGCTTCTTCAACATTGACCCAGACGCTAGACCACGGGGTAATCTCACAAACCAATGTGGGTGGTGGTCAGGATGTACCTTACTACTCTAACCCGATGGAGGAGTACGTTTCTCCTCTACCAGGCGCGACCGCCGAGTCTCCTGAGCGCTACCCCTACATTCACCGCAATGACGGTGATAACACTGTGGACTCGGATTATTCCGAGGCttagtttaagttttatttaagtattttagttttgtttaagtattttagttttatttaagtgttttagtttaatttaagtgttttttagtcgtatttaatcattttccatattatgTATTGTggtttttagtttaatgaaattatgttttatatttatatggttttaattatatgtattaaaattaaatgaaaaagaaaacgaaattgggtaagaattgggtatgtattgccagtgatttgggtaagaattgAGTAAAATTGGGTAGTTGTGAGTTGTAGAGTTTTGATTGGAGAATGAATTGGGTAAGAATTGGGTAATAAATTGTACTCCTTCCTACCTAAGAAGCCATTGAGTAATATAAAGAAGCTATTGAGTAATATGCATCATCGATACTGTGCGTGTATATGATAGTAAGAAAGTAAAGCTGAGGAATTGAATAAGTGATGGGGGGTTTCATGTAAAATTATACTCCATGTAAAACCCATGTCTcacattgaaaaaaaataaactctAAGCACGTATATAAGATTGTGGGCTACTTCATCTATCACTATATGGTTTTAGAGTAGAACCCATTAGATTTATATTGGGCTTGATTAGTTGCGAATTTAATTCCTACAAGtaaaatattgtaaaatatattaagggCATAAAAAGCATTCGATAAGTATTTTAGTATGCCTGTCCATCATTTCCTTAAGCAAATCACCTACTTTTATTTGGACAATTTTAGTATttgtacaaaaaagaaagaaaacaagaaaaaaaagaaagaagtttcTCTCACGGTCTCTTCCTAGCTTCATTGTTGAATCCCCGGTCTTTCTTCCAATTTCCAATCTTGTACATATCACTCCGTATATATATGCGCATGcatgtacgtatatatatatatatatatgcatatatatatagacatttaATCTCAAAAAACACATAACATATGGATCATCGTTGTACATGTTTTTGTCGAAAATTTTCTCGTCCATCactgaaaaaaagaagaaaaacgtTATCGTCCTTGTCGTGGTCATCACCCGTCCATCACCTCCTTCTGTTTACGTTATGTGTTAACCATATATTAAATGGTAGTATTATTCCTATAAATAGCGCGATGGCTTTTGATCTAAACACCATAACGTTCGATCAAGGCTATGTTCCTTTGTTTAGCGACTTCAATATTGATCGATCTGAGGACGATATGAATGTCCGTCTCCTCCTCACTCGTCAATCTGGTATGCATTATTAATAGagagatttatttttattttttctaaacttttgtgttctttattagtattattaataatttaaggTTTTAGTTACATCTTAGATAAATTGTACGTATTAAAACAGGTTCTGGTATTATATCGACGGATTATTACAATTATGGATTCTTCAGTGCGAAAATTAAATTACCGATGAAGTACACAGCGGGAATCGTCGTAGCCTTTTATGTACGTAATTCGAACATCTTTTTCAAATGTTGATTAATTTGGATAgtttgatattataaaaattgggCGGAAAATGCTCAAAACAACTATCATAGTTATGATCGTTGGGTTTGGCTTATTGCTTATTGCAATTTTTGATgacaaagactttttttttattttatctcatCGTTTATCCTATGAGAAAAATCTGTTGTTTCAATAAACTATCAGAGATTGGTTTAATctaaattattattttcttttcgtGTTTGCTTATTACTTTCTTATTATTAAATTCAATTCAAAGGTAGTGGACTTATATATGTAAGATAATATTTTCTTTACGCATTTAATTATACGTAGTCTTAAAGACTTGTAATAAACAAAATCCTTTTCCATATGTCTTGGTCCTGGGAAAACCCAGGTTCGAATCCTGAGGGGACAAGATTTACTCATATTTATCAT includes the following:
- the LOC122594423 gene encoding protein FAR1-RELATED SEQUENCE 5-like — translated: MRSSRLGLGEGGDPLDANVQNSLPTIGLITQFASRSGLSRSLPEHLPWCSQSDAINSTSEPTLIDDIDKNGYIVHDEEEIIETGEINDETQYFVDIDGHLSHEDNETDPNDVFNQSFEGCIIGKKFNDAEDAYNFYNEYGLSKGFGIRKHYHNKHSGTKEIYRHIFVCNKQGLKCRKQTTDNVKPRCIRRTGCKAMIQVTLSEQGKWVVDKFVDEHNHPLDNLSRVPTQWSHKVFHRSKECKDLVKLMSQQGIRPSAITKIVNAYKGNLEDKLTRIQCSAIVGEERKFNLGKECHEIIMHFQEKAKVDKDFYFAIDLNADGTFKSVFWADGRSRSAYNQFGDVVVFDVTYKTNTFGLPFAPFVGVNHHGQTILFGASLLENETEVTFTWLFKIFLECMYDCPPISIITDQDMAMGKAIQKVFPKSRHRFYAWHIRKHVIEHLQPLRSRFFDFKDTYNKWVKSQNISDFEAGWEVLKEKYNIDDDTWLGKMYKLRSFWVKAYLKDTFFAGMTTSGRSESIHSFFDDYVNSKTMLNEFVVQYDKAVSSRRMAEEDEDFRTVDSQPTLHSDHPIEVMAAKYYTRNIYEIFKKEWKASFDCGHEKICKDDKLVTYRVGYLAGNKEGWKTVECKVGSPFYASCSCARFETSGYLCKHILYIMKKKLLTSIPDHYISPRWTMNAAYKVGSIGTKKKSVSSDASNEVSFMNLWSIRAKFNKVIEDGRDSPSQIEKLDAFFDGFLEEQHRRKNSQAGMISGSNSTIPIANQMDMPQRLLASDPINRVKTKGRTKVATRQKSSIELSMDEKKKKRCGYCRGKGHNSTRCQQKRCAFFLRWMNYEMVIGLLIVTYKMVMLLIST